GATATAAACACAACCGGTTTAACTAGGACTTTCAACGGCCTCATTGCCGCATCAAGCGGCGTGTTGATAATATACCCCGTCTGCCTCTGCTGAATCCCCAGCATCCGCTTCCACCGCGGCGCATTAGGGACAAGTTCAAACTGTGTATTCTTGCGATCATAGTACGTTTCCTCGACAAATAATGCGATCGCAATTAAACACAGTCCTGTTTCAATCGCGTATACCCCGAACGCCCACTGCCAGATCTGGGTACTCGTGATGAAGGCGGCGAGCATCGGGCCCATGTACGGCGagaggacgatgaaggcGGACCAGATGTTGATTTTGCGCGCTTGttcgtggaagaagaacatgtCTTTTATGAACATGAGGCCGCCCTATTTCCAATACATTAGTGTATCTCGTTTTGGTGGTATGGGAAGCACGTACACCTTGGGCGACGGTCGAGAAGAACCCGTTAAGAATGCGCGCAGCCTATACTCTGTCAGATATAGaaatctaaatataataggGGTAGTTACCATAAACGACTCAAACGATTGCGCAGCAGCACACCAAATCGCCGTCGCGAGCGCAAGCACAATAAACCAGAAAAGCACCGGGAAGCGTCCAAAGTACGCAGCCAACGCCACGACAAACGGCCCGCCAGCCCCGAGCATAAACACGTTTCCAACCTGCGAGTGGTTGACATAGTCCTGGGTCATGTTCCACGCTCTTATCAGAGTTAGTCGCGGTGTACAGTGAGTAATGGCGCCAAGAGGTAGGGACGTACGTAGCCTGTGGAATCAGCGTAACAGCACCAGTGGCGCTTCCGTAATCCGGTAAAAATGCAGCCGCAGAGATAACGATCAGGATCAGGTGTTTTCTGAACGAGGACCAGTTTAAAGGATCATTGGGCGATTCGCTCGGTTGTGGAATGAGGACCGTCTTGCCGTCGGGTGTCGTTTTCAGGCCCTCGTGCTGCGCGAGGGCTGTATCGAGGACATAGCCTTCTCGCTCCCCGAGCTGTTCCAGGTCTATGGGTTCATTGTCTTTACCTGGATCTGAAAATGACGTTGTGGTGTGCTGGCCCGGACTCAGGGGTCCTTTTTCGATGTCCATGGTGAGAGCGCAACACTCCGCGATGCGGGATAAAAACAAGGAGGATGCACAGAAATGAAACTTCGACGGAGGGTGAACCCcggtaataatataaatatttagcCTCAGCAATTGGGGAATTCCCGGCTCGTCGGTAGATTTTACGAAGCAGCTGCCGGTCTGTGCGGGGAGGAGACGAGTCGAGTTGGAGAAAGTACTTCACTCGTGTACCTTGACTTTGAGACTCACAGCCCTAGTTGTACAAGAAACGTGGCTTTGGCTGGGCAGGGCAGTGTCTAGTTGGTGGTCTCCTTGATCAGAGTTCCACATTCCTATGGCGGTCATTGCAGGTCCTTCGCGGGGAGGCGGAAAATTCAGAAGACTCGTGGAAGAACTGCACAGTGTCAGCTCGGCGCAATTGTTGTGCATGATTGCATCCAATAACAGGCTGCAAAATGCGGGAAATTCAGCGCGACGACGATCTGGCGCTGAAGGGGAGAATGATGCTGACACTAAAGAGAAACCGAGCAGGGATCGTCGTGTTGCATACGAGAGACAACCTGTTTTGGCAATCGATGCGGAATAACTATATGCGGAATTTGTATATTTTGGAATACTATTCATGACATTACATTAATCACATTAAGTCTACTATACTGATTCCTTCCCCATCCGCTCATGATCCACTTCAAATCCACTCTGAACATGGATATCAGTAGTCATTAGAATCCCCTCCCGTGTTTCCTCCGGTAGAATAATAGGTTCCTCGTCGCTATCCCCGTTGGTTGTCCATACACAAGGCTCACGCGGCCCTTTTCCGCCGCTCGCAAATGGCCTCTGGATACGAGGCTGTCCCGACTGCCCGCTGTGAGTGCGAGTCTGGCATGGCTTGTTATTCGAGCTGCTTCGCTTGGTCGTCCGCCTGCGGACGACGATGTTGAACAGCGGGGTTAACGTGGGGATGCACGCGGCTATGATGATCAGGTATTGCTCGACCGCGATCCAGATTGTAAGGTCGACCGTCTCCCAGGGGTAGTCGGTTCGGCCGGAGAGAGCGGCGAGGTTCACGGTTTTTACTATGGCAGC
This region of Aspergillus puulaauensis MK2 DNA, chromosome 5, nearly complete sequence genomic DNA includes:
- a CDS encoding putative MFS transporter (COG:G;~EggNog:ENOG410QDYC;~InterPro:IPR020846,IPR011701,IPR036259;~PFAM:PF07690;~TransMembrane:12 (i82-106o126-144i149-168o174-196i208-229o235-257i311-337o349-370i391-412o418-442i454-474o486-506i);~go_function: GO:0022857 - transmembrane transporter activity [Evidence IEA];~go_process: GO:0055085 - transmembrane transport [Evidence IEA]), whose product is MDIEKGPLSPGQHTTTSFSDPGKDNEPIDLEQLGEREGYVLDTALAQHEGLKTTPDGKTVLIPQPSESPNDPLNWSSFRKHLILIVISAAAFLPDYGSATGAVTLIPQATAWNMTQDYVNHSQVGNVFMLGAGGPFVVALAAYFGRFPVLFWFIVLALATAIWCAAAQSFESFMAARILNGFFSTVAQGGGLMFIKDMFFFHEQARKINIWSAFIVLSPYMGPMLAAFITSTQIWQWAFGVYAIETGLCLIAIALFVEETYYDRKNTQFELVPNAPRWKRMLGIQQRQTGYIINTPLDAAMRPLKVLVKPVVFISMIYYMLTFAWVVGINTTLSIFVGPLYGFGPKQIGFFYFTPVVAAILGEIAGHWLHDFVASQSSKRNNGRLEPEARLLAIYIAFPFMIAGLVLLGFALEEEYHYMLTALGWGLYVFGIMIVTVAVNAYVLDSYPEASGEVAAWINFGRTAGGFIVSYFMVEWAGKQGAKRQFGTMTGIVGFATLMVVFLGVFGKGLRRWAGPVDFKTA